One part of the Marinobacterium rhizophilum genome encodes these proteins:
- a CDS encoding ABC transporter transmembrane domain-containing protein, translating to MKWRQGPSSPPPDRLEPTLMSFIWRYSSRHQFALLAITLLSFPVLYASLELPKRILNDAIGGTEFPLQILGVEFMQLPFLLLLSFAFLLMVLCSGLIKMRLNIYKGIVGERLLRRLRFRLITHVLRFPASRFRRTSQGEVVSMVTAEVEPLSGIMGDALALPLFQAGQMLTILTFLFIQNPWFGLAAVALVPLQAIITPLLQRRINRLHRERVRRVRKLSELIGECVQGLDDLRSNGGTPYALAIFSHRLGGIFQVRGDIFRKKFFMKFLNNFINNLPPFLFYAVGGYLVIQGSLSIGALVAAITAYKDIVTPWRELLNYISQIQETSDRYKSLRDQFQPDDLMAAELFEEQHETPPRLNGPIRFDQVSITDANGSRVLSDISLQIPPGSMVAVQSHNAAVRKAFSQLLSRSVSLSSGTVTIGEHNLCRLNQAVISARVGIATSTPYLFNASVGENIYMPLRRNPRADISASELDDPELQESLASGNSTYPVNAEWLDLNIARFNKLDELNQWWLMIVDAMGSEDYLSQRALDARFEPSDRPSLAEKMIEFRPRLARRLADENLARFVNPFGRDRLNPSLTLTENLLFAIHIHSSQDEHAATTSQLIKRFNAAGFGPELEHYARGLLDTLINTFASIGSSHPIFKRLGGLNPETFQALQDVQQKQQIGRPLTAAESELRLSLPFMVTAEQLDMPLPDSICNAVLSMREACAPLHEALLQSRYRPLDEHRINPGISVLENLIFGKLARAGETNERNIRSIIAEELLQAGLHGPLSMLIRSIPVGLGGAEVPPIAQERFAFLRATIKKPDILVLDQALASHSLVQRNEALRKIRRLLPETTILVLEPAFANSDTFDLTLKLEDGHVSVDGSPRAATVQEPETIEDFESKRKVIASAAAFAKLSTAHVRLLAYASHWVRVDSGEYLFRYGDPPDGAYIVVEGQAELCWPDALPGDEPISEVGPGRLIGDLSVIVDQPRNMNLLARNPVLALRIERRELLEIIENDAVVAMHLLRTVSGHLFSAAETIRGDRGSEHE from the coding sequence ATGAAGTGGCGACAAGGCCCATCCAGCCCTCCACCGGATCGGTTAGAGCCCACGCTGATGAGCTTTATCTGGCGCTACAGTTCGCGACACCAGTTCGCACTGCTGGCCATCACGCTGCTGTCTTTTCCAGTGCTCTATGCCAGCCTGGAATTACCCAAGCGCATCCTCAACGACGCCATCGGCGGCACGGAATTTCCGCTACAGATACTGGGCGTGGAGTTCATGCAGCTGCCCTTTCTGCTGCTGCTCAGCTTTGCGTTTCTGCTCATGGTGCTGTGCAGCGGTCTGATCAAGATGCGGCTGAACATCTACAAGGGTATCGTCGGAGAGCGCCTGCTGCGGCGCCTGCGCTTTCGCCTGATTACCCATGTACTGCGCTTCCCCGCGTCCCGTTTTCGACGCACCTCCCAGGGCGAGGTGGTGTCCATGGTCACGGCCGAGGTGGAGCCCCTCAGTGGCATCATGGGCGATGCCCTGGCACTGCCCCTGTTCCAGGCCGGGCAGATGCTCACCATTCTCACCTTTCTGTTTATCCAGAATCCCTGGTTTGGACTCGCCGCCGTGGCGCTGGTACCGCTGCAGGCCATCATCACGCCCTTGCTGCAGCGGCGCATCAACCGGCTGCATCGCGAGCGGGTGCGCCGGGTACGCAAACTGTCGGAGCTGATAGGCGAGTGCGTACAGGGCCTGGATGACCTGCGCAGCAACGGGGGCACCCCCTATGCGCTGGCGATTTTCAGCCACCGCCTGGGTGGCATATTCCAGGTCAGGGGGGACATATTCCGCAAGAAGTTCTTCATGAAGTTTCTCAACAACTTCATCAACAACCTGCCGCCTTTTCTGTTCTATGCCGTGGGTGGCTATCTGGTGATTCAGGGTTCGCTCTCCATCGGCGCCCTGGTGGCCGCCATCACCGCCTACAAGGATATCGTCACGCCCTGGCGCGAACTGCTCAACTATATCAGCCAGATCCAGGAAACCAGCGACCGCTACAAAAGCCTGCGCGACCAGTTCCAGCCCGACGACCTGATGGCTGCCGAGCTGTTCGAGGAACAGCACGAGACGCCGCCACGACTCAATGGCCCGATCCGCTTTGACCAGGTCAGCATTACCGACGCCAACGGCAGCCGGGTACTGTCCGATATCAGCCTGCAGATTCCCCCGGGCAGCATGGTGGCAGTGCAAAGCCACAACGCCGCGGTACGCAAAGCCTTCTCCCAGTTGCTGTCCCGCAGCGTCAGCCTGTCATCCGGCACCGTCACCATCGGTGAGCACAACCTGTGCCGGCTTAACCAGGCGGTGATCTCCGCCCGTGTCGGCATTGCCACCTCTACGCCGTACCTGTTCAACGCCTCTGTGGGCGAAAACATTTACATGCCGCTGCGGCGCAACCCCCGCGCCGACATCAGCGCCAGCGAGCTGGACGATCCCGAGCTGCAGGAATCCCTGGCCTCTGGCAACAGTACCTATCCGGTCAATGCCGAATGGCTGGACCTGAATATCGCGCGCTTTAACAAGCTGGACGAGCTGAACCAGTGGTGGCTGATGATTGTCGATGCCATGGGCAGTGAGGACTACCTGTCACAGCGCGCCCTGGACGCCCGCTTCGAGCCCTCGGACCGGCCCTCCCTGGCGGAAAAAATGATCGAATTCCGCCCGCGGCTGGCGCGCCGGCTGGCCGATGAAAACCTGGCACGCTTCGTTAATCCCTTTGGCCGCGACCGCCTGAATCCGAGCCTGACGCTGACAGAAAACCTGCTGTTCGCCATTCATATCCACTCCAGCCAGGACGAACACGCCGCCACCACCAGCCAGCTGATCAAGCGCTTCAACGCCGCCGGTTTCGGCCCGGAGCTGGAGCACTACGCCCGCGGCCTGCTCGACACCCTGATCAACACTTTTGCCTCCATCGGTTCCAGCCACCCGATATTCAAGCGCCTGGGCGGCCTCAACCCCGAAACCTTCCAGGCATTGCAGGACGTTCAGCAAAAGCAGCAGATCGGCCGGCCGCTCACCGCTGCCGAGTCCGAACTGCGCCTGTCCCTGCCCTTCATGGTGACCGCCGAGCAGCTGGACATGCCCCTGCCAGACAGCATCTGCAACGCGGTGCTGTCCATGCGCGAAGCCTGTGCGCCGCTGCACGAAGCACTCTTGCAGAGCCGCTACCGGCCACTGGACGAACACCGCATCAACCCCGGCATCAGCGTGCTGGAGAACCTGATTTTCGGCAAGCTGGCCCGCGCCGGAGAAACCAACGAGCGCAACATTCGCAGCATCATTGCCGAAGAACTGCTGCAGGCCGGACTGCACGGTCCGCTCTCCATGCTGATCCGCAGTATCCCGGTGGGCCTGGGCGGTGCCGAGGTGCCCCCCATCGCCCAGGAACGCTTTGCCTTCCTGCGTGCGACCATCAAGAAGCCGGACATCCTGGTGCTGGACCAGGCGCTGGCCAGCCATTCCCTTGTCCAGCGTAATGAAGCACTGCGCAAGATCCGGCGTCTGCTGCCCGAGACCACCATTCTGGTGCTGGAGCCGGCCTTCGCCAACAGCGACACCTTTGACCTCACCCTCAAGCTGGAAGACGGCCATGTCTCTGTCGATGGCAGCCCCAGGGCCGCCACGGTACAGGAACCCGAAACCATCGAAGACTTCGAGAGCAAGCGCAAGGTCATTGCCAGCGCCGCCGCTTTCGCCAAGCTCAGCACCGCCCATGTGCGCCTGCTGGCCTACGCATCTCACTGGGTACGGGTCGATAGCGGCGAGTACCTGTTCCGCTACGGCGACCCGCCCGACGGTGCCTACATCGTGGTCGAAGGCCAGGCCGAGCTGTGCTGGCCCGATGCGCTCCCGGGTGACGAGCCCATCAGCGAGGTCGGCCCGGGCCGCCTGATCGGCGACCTGTCGGTGATTGTCGATCAGCCGCGCAACATGAATCTGCTGGCCCGCAACCCCGTGCTCGCCCTGCGCATCGAACGTCGGGAACTGCTCGAGATTATCGAGAACGACGCCGTGGTGGCCATGCACCTGCTGCGTACCGTCTCGGGCCACCTGTTCAGTGCCGCCGAAACCATACGCGGTGATCGCGGGAGCGAGCACGAGTGA